The DNA window ATTCCTAGTGAAATTGTCAATTTAAAAGGCTTGCATCATTTTTTAGTTGATGTAACTGAAATAGATAATATTGAAGAGATAAAATCACTTATACCTAAGGTAAGAATAATTGATGAAACAAATAGAAGATAATTCCAGTGCCTAACAACGTGTATAACCAATTGCTTGGTCATAGCCTACTTGGAAATTCCTAACGGAATTTCCTCTGGTTCGTTTTCTTTTGTTAACTTAGTTCTCGCCAACGCAACAAGCCATACACAAACACGTTGCAACCAATTGCTCCAAATCCTAACTCCTTTTTAAATTCAGTCTATTAAGTTTATAATTTTAGATCTATTGCTCACTCAAACCCTTAAAGGAGAAAGCTTACTCAAACTCTATACAAAAAAAAGAAAAGGTTTCTTACTCTAACGGATTTTGAGCTTGTTTACAGAACGTTCTACTTAAACGCCTAATTCTGCTTACTCAAACTCGCTAAATGTGATTACTCCTGCTTCAACGCTCTAAGTAAAACGTGCTTACTCTACTCTGTCGCAAAAGTGATGCAACAACGTGTATAATTAATTACTGCGGAATTTCCCAAACGGAAATTCACAATAATTAATTAACTTAGCTGCTAATCGGAAAATGACTTACGCCCTTTTCCGTAACTAATCATACACAAAACCGTTGTAGGTAATTTACCAACCCAAGAAACTTAATGAAAAAAAACACAAATCATAGACACACAAAAGAAACTCTCTACTACTCTATTTCTAGAATGTTGGAAAGAGCATCTTATTATGGTATGCGTATACTAATTGTTCTATATATGACCGGAGAAGTCCTGAAAATGGATAGAACTGACGCTATAATAACTTATGGTTGGGTTGCAGGCTCATTAGTGTTTTCTCAAATAATTGGTGCTTTACTGGGAGACTTGCTCATTGGAAACAGAAAATCAATTATTATTGGTGGTATTATTCAAGCTATTGGTGCCTTCTGCTTAATTATTCCAACAAATATTGGTCTATATGTTGGATTATCGCTAGTGGTATTAGGTAGCGGTTTATTTACACCTAATATTATCTCAAACTTTGGGAAATCATATTTAAGCAAAACAAAATTATTAGATTCAGCCTTTACATTATTCTATTTAGCAATAAATTTAGGATCATTTCTTGGAATCTTAATAGTTGGTCATTTTGGAGAAGAATATGGTTATAATATTGGGTTTTTAGTATCTGGAATAATGATGCTATTTTCATTAATTCCTATGTGGATTTTAAAAGAACAAAAGCCTACTAAAAATCAAGAAAACAAATACTCTATAAGCAAAAGAGTTTTAAATATTTTCATTGCTTTTCTAGTAGTTGGATTATTTTGGGGTGCTTACGAAATCTCAAATATTCGTTT is part of the Psychroserpens ponticola genome and encodes:
- a CDS encoding POT-type proton-dependent oligopeptide transporter; the protein is MKKNTNHRHTKETLYYSISRMLERASYYGMRILIVLYMTGEVLKMDRTDAIITYGWVAGSLVFSQIIGALLGDLLIGNRKSIIIGGIIQAIGAFCLIIPTNIGLYVGLSLVVLGSGLFTPNIISNFGKSYLSKTKLLDSAFTLFYLAINLGSFLGILIVGHFGEEYGYNIGFLVSGIMMLFSLIPMWILKEQKPTKNQENKYSISKRVLNIFIAFLVVGLFWGAYEISNIRFFELQLQFIEISSFDIPNSIWYSMNSIYILPISLIAVIIWTYFYNSQFFKLMLGSIFGLISFGILFLIPEVATEQNTIIYFVSLLFLSISEIHIAPIIHSILTKYSNPKYLAILISLAFIPTKLISLIFSLFNDRFYDRPSLGLIFGTILMAIISVGLITYVLWNKKNYLQQRV